CTGTGGTCCGGCGGCACGGCAGTCGATGCTCGATCGCTGAAGGGCGGTCTGCATCCGGGAGTCTGGCTATATCCGTTCGATCGGGAGCTGGTGACGTTTCGAAGACGAGGACAGCAAGAAGTTGATCAACAATCGTCAGGCCGGCCGCCGTCGCGGCCGTGGCGGCCAGCGGCCGCAGGGGAGTAACCCCAATCGCGGTCCCGAAAGCGGCAACCGCATCGACAATCGTGCGCGCGGCAATGCTGCGCAGCTGCACGAGAAATACAAGACCCTGGCGCGCGACGCGCAGACCCAGGGCGATCGCGTGATGTTCGAATATTACTCGCAGTTTGCGGATCATTATTTCCGCGTGCTCAACGAGAACCGTTCGCGCTTCGAAGAGAATCGCCGCCAGCGCGACGATTACTCCGATGGTGAGGAGGGTGACGACGATGGTGCGTCGTTCGAGGCCGAGGGCGAAGAGTTCGTCCGCCGCGAGCAGCCCGAGCGTCGCGAACAGCGCCAGCCCTATAACGGCCAGCAGCAGCGCGGCGACCGTGATTCACGTGGCGAGCGTGAGCCGCGCGCGGACCGGGAGCCGCGCGCGGAGCGCGAACCCCGTCCAGACCGTGAACCTCGTGCCGAACGGGAACCTCGCGGCGACCGCGAACCGCGCTTCCAGCGCGAAGAGCGTCGCCCGGAGCCGGCGGTCGCGCCGGAACCCGTCTCGGCTGCGCCTGCCCCGGCCGAGGAAGAAGAGCGGCCCCGTCCGCGCCGTGGCCGTCCGCCGCGTCGTCGCGATGCGGAAGAGAGCCATGCGATCGACGCCGCGGTGCTGCCGCCGGCCTTCGCAGCGCCCGAACCCCAACCGGCTGCGGCGCCCGCCCCGGCGGCTGCCGAGCTGCCGCTGAACGGGGGCAACGGCACGCACGCCGAAGCCGACACCACCGAGGCTCCGGCCGAAACGCCGAAGCGTCGTCGCGGCCGTCCGCGGAAGACCGAGGGCGACGCGCCGGTCGTCTGAGTCGAAGCCCGAAATAGGGCTTCGCAAAACGCATCAAAGCGGGCATCACCCTCGGATAATCGAGGGGGTGCCCGTTGATGCGTAAGTCGTCGTTCGTCGTTGCCGCACTGATGTTTTCCGCGGCAGGTCAGGCATTTGCCCAGACGGCGGTGACTCCGCCCCCCGCCCCCGACGTGGTCGGCAGCGCGCAGGGTGACGTGTCCGTCACGATCTACCAGAACGGCCAGGCGCTGGTGCAGGATGTGCGGGAACTCAGCCTTCCCGCCGGCCGCACGCGCCAGGAATTTCCCGACGTCTCAGCGCAGATCCGCGCCGAGACGGTGTCGCTCGCCGGCCCCGGCCTCGGCATCGTCGAGCAGAATTTCGACTTCGACCTGCTCTCGCCCGACAAGCTGATGGAAAAGGCGGTGGGGTCGGTCGTCACGATCGTCCGCACCAACCCGGCGACCGGCGCTGAGACGCGCGAACAGGCCAGGGTGCTCGCCGCAAATGGCGGCATCGTCCTCCAGATCGGCAACCGCATCGAGGTGCTGCGTGACGATGGGCTGCCCGTCCGCGTGGTGTTCGACAAGGTGCCCGAAAATCTGCGCGCGCGCCCGACCCTGTCGGTGACCCTGCAGGTCGCGCAGGCCGGCCGGATCCCTGCTGCGCTCAGCTATCTGACCCCGGGCCTCGGCTGGACCAGCGACTATGTGATGCTGTTCGACGAGGCCAAGGGCGCGATCGACATGCAGGGCTGGGTCACGCTCTCCAACAACACCGGCACCAGCTATCGCAACGCCGATGTGCTGCTGGTCGCGGCGAACCCCAACGCCGGCGGCGGTCGCCGCGGGCTCGGCCAGCTCGGCGATGCGACGATCGAGGAGGCCGGCACCGAGACCGGCGCGCGCGAGCGGCTGGGCGATTTCTATCTCTATCCGCTCGCCGAACGCACCACGATCGCCAACGCGCAGCAGAAGCAGGTGAGCTTCCTCGACGTGAAGGGCGCGCCGGCCCGCAAGGCCTATGAGTGGAACAATCGCTGGATGGGCAGCGATACCGACTTCCGCAGCGCTGCGACCGTGCTCAAATTCTCGACCTCGAAGCAGGGCGGCCTGGGCGACCAGCTGCCGCAGGGCACGATTCGCGTCTATATGCGCGACGCGCGCGGCGATCCGCAGTTCATCGGCGAGAGCCGCGTCGATGCCGCGCCGATGGGCTCGCAGATGGCGATCCGTACCGGCGAGGCGTTCGACGTGAAGGGCACCGCCACGGTGGTGAAGCGCGAACGGCTGTCGTCGAAGCGTTGGCGCACCGAGATGCGCTATGAGTTCAGCAATGCCCGCGCCGATCAGGTCACCGTCGAAGCCGGGCAGGACGGGCTGTGGGGCGATGTCCGCATCGTTTCCGCCACGCTCGAAGGGCAGCGCGTCTCCGCCGACCGGATGGAATGGAAGGTGCCGGTGCCCGCCAATGGCAAGGCCGGCTACACGGTGGTGTTCGACACCCGGTACTGACGCGATGGCCCGCGGCCTTGCTGTTCTGGCGGTCTCGATGGTCGTGGCGGCGCCTGCCGCCGCGCAGACTGTCGTCACGTCCGACCGCATCGATGCGGTTTCGGTGACGGTCTATCGCGCGCCGCAGCCGAAGCCGCGATTCCGGCGCGATGCGCCGATGGAGCGTCGCGCCGACCAGGGCTGGCCCGGCGGCTACGCCTTGATCACCGAGACGCGGACGATCCGGCTGCCGGCGGGCCGCTCGGTGATCCGTTTCGAGGGCGTGTCGCAGGGGATGCTGCCCGAATCGGCGATCGTCACCGGATTGCCGCGGCAGGTCGTCGAGAAGAATCGCGATGCGCGGCTGCTGTCGCCGGCAGCGTTGGTCGATGCGTATCTCAAGCGGCGCGTGACGGTGCGCCGCACCAACCGCGCGACCGGTGCGGTGCGCGAACAGGATGCGGTGATCCAGTCGGGGCCTGGGGGAGGGGTGCTGCTGACGACGGCCGAGGGCGTCGAGGCGCTTGGCTGCTCGGGGCTGGCGGAAACATTGGCCTATCCCGGCGTGCCCGCCGATCTTTCCGCGCGCCCGACCCTGTCGGTGGTCGCCGACAGTACCGGTGCGGCGACCGCGACGATCCAGCTTTCCTATCTCGCCGAAGGGCTCGACTGGTCGGCGAGCTATGTTGCGCGCGTCGCACCGGATGGCGAGACGCTGGATCTGTTCGCCTGGGCGACGATCGTCAACGGCGGCAGCGAGGGGTTCGCGGACGCGCGCACGCAGACCGTGGCGGGGCTGCCCAATCGCGAGGGCAGGGCGCCGCAGCCGCGGAGCCCGGCGCCCGATCTGCGCCTGCAATGCTGGCCGATGGATATCACCAGCACGCATCCGCGATGGGGAGACCCCGTCCCGCCACCGCCGCCTCCTCCGGCGCCGATGGCGATGGACGAACGCGCGGAAGAGATCGTCGTCACCGCGCAACGCCTGCAACGGGGCATGCTCGCCGCGCCGGTGGCGGTGATGGTCGCCGAGCAGGAGGAACTGGGTGACCTCAAGCTCTATCGCATTCCCGAGCCGGTGACGGTCGCCGCGCAAAGCCGCAAGCAGGTGGCGATGATCGACCGCAAGCGCGTTCGCTTCGAGCGCATCTATGGCGCCGCGTTCGAGTCGTTCGAGCTGCCGGCGTATGCGGACGAGAACCAGCCCGGCCCGGAGAGCGCGTCGCTTGTGCTGCGTACCGAGAACAAGACGGGCCAGGGGCTCGGCCTGCCGCTGCCGGCTGGCGCGGTGTCGATCTTCGAGGATGACGGCACCCAATCGCTGCTGGTCGGCGAGGCGCGGCTCGACGACCGCGCGATCGGCGACGAGGTGGAACTCGCGATCGGCGACAGCCCCGAGGTGCAGTATCGGATCACCGCGCACCCGCGGCGCGGCAAGCGCCAGAACTATGAGGCGCGGGTCACCAATGCCAAGCCGGTGCCGGTGACCTTCGAACTGGCCATTCCCTATCGGCTCGCGTCCGCGAGCGAGACGCTCGGGCAGCGCAAGGGGCAGCCGCTGTGGCGCACCACCGTGCCCGCCAATGGCGCGGCGACATTGCGCTTCACCCTGAAGCTGGAGCGCGAATGACGCGCGGCGCATGCCTCTGGCTGATGCCGGCGGCGGCGCTGTTCGTCGCGGCCCCGGTGGCGGCCCAAACCGTGGTCGACTCGGACCGGATCGATAAGGTCGCGGTCACGCTCTATCGTGACCCCCAGCCGGCGCCGAATGCCGACGCCGGCTGGCCGACCGGCTATGCGCTGGTCACCGAGACGCGGACGATCCGCGTGCCCGCCGGCCGCGCGGTGATCCGCTTCGAGGGCGTTTCGCAGGGCATGATGCCCGAAACCGCGATCGTCACCGGCCTGCCGCGCGACGTGAACGAGAAGAATCGCGACGCATTGCTGCTCTCCCCCGCGGCGCTGATCGACGCCCATCTCAAGCGCCGCGTGGTGCTGCGGCGGACCGACCCGGTGACGGGGCAGCGCCGCGCCGAACCGGCGGTGGTCGAATCGGGGCCGGATGGCGGCGTGGTGCTGACCACGCCCGCTGGCGTCGAGGCGCTGCGCTGCTCGGGACTGCCGGAATCGACCGTCTATGCGCGCGTGCCCGAGGGGCTGTCGGCCAAGCCGACCTTGTCGGTGGTGACCGAAAGCCCGAAGGCGGCGACGGTCACGGTGCAACTCTCCTACCTCGCGCAGGGCTTCGACTGGTCCGCGACCTATGTTGCGCGGATCGGGGGGGATGGCACCAGCCTCGACCTGTTCGCCTGGCTTACGGTGAAGAATGGCGGCAGCACCGGATTCGCCGCGGCGCAGACGCAGGCGGTGGCGGGGCGGCTCAACAAGGAGGCCGCGGCGGCGCTGCCGGCAAGCCCCGATCCGGCGCTGCGGATCGACTGCTGGCCGATGGACGTCACCAGCAGCTTCCCCGCCTGGACGATCGAGCGGCTGCAACTGCCCGAGGCGCCGGCCTATTGGTATGGTGATCGCTACGGTACGATCATTCCGCGCAAGCGGCGCGGCGGGCGCGGGATCGTGCCGGAACCAGCACCGTCGCCAATGATGGCGATGGAAATGCCGCCGCCACCCCCGCCGCCGCCACCAGCTCCGGCGATCGTCGCGACGCAGGAGGATCTCGGCGATCTCAAGCTCTATCGCATCCCCGAACCGGTGACGGTCGCGGCGCGCAGCACCAAGCAGGTGGCGATGATCGATCGCCACAAGGTCCGGTTCGAGCGGCTGTTCCTCGGCAATGCCGGTTCTGTCTCGACCCAGTCCTTCCCGACGCGGATCGTGCTGCGCACGCGCAACGTGGCGGAGGATGGGTTGGGGCTGCCCCTGCCCGCGGGAGCGATGGCGCTGTTCGATACACGCGGCGACCAGCCGCTGCTCATCGCCGAGGGGCGTTTCGCCGACCGCGCGGTGGGCGAGGAAGTGGAGATCGGCGGCGGCATGAGCAACGACGTCCGCTACACGGCAACGGCGCTGCCGCGGACAAAGACGCGCGCGCCCTATGTCGTGAAGGTGACCAACGCCGGCGCCAGTGATGCGCTGTTCGAGTTCGCGCTGCCCGCCAACCCGGTCGATGCGAGCGACACGCTCGGCAAGCATGCCGGCATCGACGTCTGGCGCGTCGCCGTTCCCGCGAACGGCGAGGCCGAGCTGCGTTACGCGCGCAAGCTGGACTGATCAGGCGGCGGGCAGCGGCCGCGGGCGCATATCCTCGTCGAGCGCGACGAAGGTGAACAACCCGCTGGTCACCTTGATCTGCTCATGGTGATAGCCACGTGTCGCGACCACCTCGACGCGGATGCCGACCGACGTGCGGCCGCGCTTTTCGACCTCGGCATAGACCGAGATGATGTCGCGCAGGTGGATCGGTGCAATAAACTGCATCGCGTCGATCGCCACCGTTGCGCACGGCCCCTGGCAGACCGATGCGGCGACGATGCCGCCGGCGATGTCCATCTGGCTCAGCACCCAGCCGCCGAAGATATGGCCGTTCGAATTGATGTCGGCGGGGCCGGGAACCACCCGCAGAACCGGGTTGCGCAACGGGTTGGTCATTCGATGAAATCCTTGCTCGTGTCGTCGACGGCTTCGTCATGGCCGGTGCCCGAACTGAGGAACACCAGTCCCATGAGCGCCGCCATCAGCATCACCGAGAAGAAGATGCCGAGGCAGGTGGCGATCAGCATGTGAATCGGGATCGGCCCGACGATGATGCGCAACGCCCCCAGCCCCACCAGTACCGCGGCGAGCGCGGCCGCCGCCATCCAGCGCATCAGCCGCCGATAGCGCGCCCAGGCGAAGGCGGCATATTCGGGTTCGTCGAGGGGGCTCTTGTGCACGGGCATGCTTTCATTTGAGCGC
The window above is part of the Sphingomonas sanxanigenens DSM 19645 = NX02 genome. Proteins encoded here:
- a CDS encoding acyl-CoA thioesterase, which codes for MTNPLRNPVLRVVPGPADINSNGHIFGGWVLSQMDIAGGIVAASVCQGPCATVAIDAMQFIAPIHLRDIISVYAEVEKRGRTSVGIRVEVVATRGYHHEQIKVTSGLFTFVALDEDMRPRPLPAA
- a CDS encoding DUF4139 domain-containing protein — translated: MTRGACLWLMPAAALFVAAPVAAQTVVDSDRIDKVAVTLYRDPQPAPNADAGWPTGYALVTETRTIRVPAGRAVIRFEGVSQGMMPETAIVTGLPRDVNEKNRDALLLSPAALIDAHLKRRVVLRRTDPVTGQRRAEPAVVESGPDGGVVLTTPAGVEALRCSGLPESTVYARVPEGLSAKPTLSVVTESPKAATVTVQLSYLAQGFDWSATYVARIGGDGTSLDLFAWLTVKNGGSTGFAAAQTQAVAGRLNKEAAAALPASPDPALRIDCWPMDVTSSFPAWTIERLQLPEAPAYWYGDRYGTIIPRKRRGGRGIVPEPAPSPMMAMEMPPPPPPPPPAPAIVATQEDLGDLKLYRIPEPVTVAARSTKQVAMIDRHKVRFERLFLGNAGSVSTQSFPTRIVLRTRNVAEDGLGLPLPAGAMALFDTRGDQPLLIAEGRFADRAVGEEVEIGGGMSNDVRYTATALPRTKTRAPYVVKVTNAGASDALFEFALPANPVDASDTLGKHAGIDVWRVAVPANGEAELRYARKLD
- a CDS encoding DUF4139 domain-containing protein, coding for MRKSSFVVAALMFSAAGQAFAQTAVTPPPAPDVVGSAQGDVSVTIYQNGQALVQDVRELSLPAGRTRQEFPDVSAQIRAETVSLAGPGLGIVEQNFDFDLLSPDKLMEKAVGSVVTIVRTNPATGAETREQARVLAANGGIVLQIGNRIEVLRDDGLPVRVVFDKVPENLRARPTLSVTLQVAQAGRIPAALSYLTPGLGWTSDYVMLFDEAKGAIDMQGWVTLSNNTGTSYRNADVLLVAANPNAGGGRRGLGQLGDATIEEAGTETGARERLGDFYLYPLAERTTIANAQQKQVSFLDVKGAPARKAYEWNNRWMGSDTDFRSAATVLKFSTSKQGGLGDQLPQGTIRVYMRDARGDPQFIGESRVDAAPMGSQMAIRTGEAFDVKGTATVVKRERLSSKRWRTEMRYEFSNARADQVTVEAGQDGLWGDVRIVSATLEGQRVSADRMEWKVPVPANGKAGYTVVFDTRY
- a CDS encoding DUF4167 domain-containing protein, which translates into the protein MINNRQAGRRRGRGGQRPQGSNPNRGPESGNRIDNRARGNAAQLHEKYKTLARDAQTQGDRVMFEYYSQFADHYFRVLNENRSRFEENRRQRDDYSDGEEGDDDGASFEAEGEEFVRREQPERREQRQPYNGQQQRGDRDSRGEREPRADREPRAEREPRPDREPRAEREPRGDREPRFQREERRPEPAVAPEPVSAAPAPAEEEERPRPRRGRPPRRRDAEESHAIDAAVLPPAFAAPEPQPAAAPAPAAAELPLNGGNGTHAEADTTEAPAETPKRRRGRPRKTEGDAPVV
- a CDS encoding DUF4139 domain-containing protein is translated as MARGLAVLAVSMVVAAPAAAQTVVTSDRIDAVSVTVYRAPQPKPRFRRDAPMERRADQGWPGGYALITETRTIRLPAGRSVIRFEGVSQGMLPESAIVTGLPRQVVEKNRDARLLSPAALVDAYLKRRVTVRRTNRATGAVREQDAVIQSGPGGGVLLTTAEGVEALGCSGLAETLAYPGVPADLSARPTLSVVADSTGAATATIQLSYLAEGLDWSASYVARVAPDGETLDLFAWATIVNGGSEGFADARTQTVAGLPNREGRAPQPRSPAPDLRLQCWPMDITSTHPRWGDPVPPPPPPPAPMAMDERAEEIVVTAQRLQRGMLAAPVAVMVAEQEELGDLKLYRIPEPVTVAAQSRKQVAMIDRKRVRFERIYGAAFESFELPAYADENQPGPESASLVLRTENKTGQGLGLPLPAGAVSIFEDDGTQSLLVGEARLDDRAIGDEVELAIGDSPEVQYRITAHPRRGKRQNYEARVTNAKPVPVTFELAIPYRLASASETLGQRKGQPLWRTTVPANGAATLRFTLKLERE